From a single Meles meles chromosome 21, mMelMel3.1 paternal haplotype, whole genome shotgun sequence genomic region:
- the PAM16 gene encoding mitochondrial import inner membrane translocase subunit TIM16 yields MAKYLAQIIVMGAQVVGRAFARALRQEFAASRAAADARGRAGHQSAAASNLSGLSLQEAQQILNVSKLSPEEIQKNYEHLFKVNDKSVGGSFYLQSKVVRAWERLQEELRIQAQENREKEQMPKT; encoded by the exons GCCAAGTACCTGGCCCAGATCATTGTGATGGGGGCACAGGTGGTGGGCAGGGCTTTCGCACGAGCGCTGCGGCAGGAGTTTGCAG CCAGCCGGGCGGCAGCTGATGCGCGAGGACGTGCTGGACACCAGTCTGCAGCTGCCTCTAACCTGTCCGGCCTCAGCCTCCAGGAGGCCCAGCAGATTCTCAATGTCTCCAAGCTGAGCCCTGAGGAGATCCAGAAG AACTACGAACACCTATTCAAGGTGAACGATAAGTCCGTGGGTGGCTCCTTCTACCTGCAGTCCAAG GTGGTCCGAGCCTGGGAGCGCCTGCAGGAGGAGCTCAGGATCCAGGCCCAggagaacagagagaaggaacagatgCCCAAAACGTGA
- the GLIS2 gene encoding zinc finger protein GLIS2 isoform X2 produces MHSLDEPLDLKLSITKLRAAREKRERTLSVVRHRALHRELGLVDDSPTPGSPGSPPSGFLLNPKFPEKVEGRFSAAPLVDLSLSPPSGLDSPNGSSSLSPERQGNGDLPAVPAAPDFQPLRYLDGVPSSFQFFLPLGSGGALHLPASSFLTAPKDKCLSPELPLPKQLVCRWAKCNQLFELLQDLVDHVNDYHVKPEKDAGYCCHWEGCARHGRGFNARYKMLIHIRTHTNEKPHRCPTCSKSFSRLENLKIHNRSHTGEKPYVCPYEGCNKRYSNSSDRFKHTRTHYVDKPYYCKMPGCHKRYTDPSSLRKHIKAHGHFVSPEQQELLQLRPPPKPPLPTPDGSPYVSGAQIIIPNPAALFGGPSLPGLPLPLAPGPLDLSALACGNGGGGGGPGGMGPGLPGPVLPLNLAKNPLLPSPFGAGGLGLPVVSLLAGSAGGKAEGEKGRGAVPARSLGMEGRKTPLERTESSRSRPSPDGLPLLPGTVLDLSTGVNSAASSPEALAPGWVVIPPGSVLLKPAVVN; encoded by the exons ATGCACTCCTTGGACGAGCCGCTCGACCTGAAGTTGAGCATCACCAAGCTCCGGGCGGCGAGAGAAAAGCGGGAGAGGACGCTGAGTGTGGTCCGGCACCGAGCTCTGCACAGGGAGCTCGGCTTGGTGGATGACAGCCCCACCCCGGGCTCTCCAGGCTCCCCGCCCTCAG gcttcctgctgaacccCAAGTTCCCCGAGAAGGTAGAGGGACGCTTTTCGGCGGCCCCTCTGGTGGACCTCAGCTTGTCACCGCCGTCCGGGCTGGACTCTCCCAATGGCAGCAGCTCGCTGTCCCCTGAGCGCCAGGGCAACGGGGACCTGCCTGCAGTGCCCGCTGCCCCG gactTCCAGCCACTGCGTTATCTGGATGGCGTCCCCAGTTCCTTCCAGTTCTTCCTGCCTCTGGGCTCCGGGGGGGCCCTGcacctgcctgcttcctccttccttacCGCCCCCAAGGACAAGTGCCTCTCACCAGAGCTCCCCCTGCCCAAACAGCTGGTGTGTCGCTGGGCCAAG TGTAACCAGCTCTTCGAGCTCCTCCAAGACCTAGTGGATCACGTCAACGACTACCACGTCAAGCCCGAGAAGGACGCGGGGTACTGCTGCCACTGGGAGGGCTGTGCCCGCCACGGCCGAGGCTTCAACGCCAG GTACAAGATGCTCATCCACATCCGCACACACACCAACGAGAAGCCGCACCGCTGCCCGACCTGCAGCAAGAGCTTCTCCCGCCTGGAGAATCTGAAGATCCACAACCGCTCGCACACAG gTGAGAAGCCCTATGTGTGCCCCTACGAGGGCTGCAACAAGCGCTACTCCAACTCCAGCGACCGCTTCAAGCACACGCGCACCCACTACGTGGACAAGCCCTACTACTGCAAGATGCCCGGCTGCCACAAGCGCTACACGGACCCCAGCTCGCTGCGCAAGCACATCAAGGCCCACGGCCACTTCGTGTCTCCCGAGCAGCAAGAGCTCCTGCAACTGCGCCCGCCCCCCAAACCGCCACTGCCCACCCCCGACGGCAGCCCCTACGTCAGCGGAGCCCAGATCATCATCCCCAACCCTGCTGCCCTCTTCGGAGGCCCCAGCCTGCccggcctgcccctgcccctggcccccgGCCCCCTTGACCTCAGTGCCCTAGCCTGTGGCAAtggcgggggcggtggggggccgGGCGGCATGGGCCCTGGGCTGCCGGGCCCTGTCTTGCCCCTCAATCTGGCTAAGAACCCGCTGCTGCCCTCCCCCTTTGGGGCTGGTGGACTGGGCCTGCCTGTGGTCTCCCTCCTCGCTGGCTCCGCTGGCGGCAAGGCCGAGGGGGAGAAGGGGCGTGGGGCAGTGCCAGCCAGGTCTCTGGGCATGGAGGGCCGCAAGACGCCCCTGGAGAGGACTGAGAGCAGCCGCTCCCGCCCAAGCCCTGACGGACTCCCCCTGCTGCCAGGCACCGTGCTGGACCTGTCCACAGGCGTCAACTCGGCAGCCAGCAGCCCGGAGGCACTCGCCCCTGGTTGGGTGGTCATTCCACCGGGCTCTGTGCTGCTCAAGCCAGCCGTGGTGAACTGA
- the GLIS2 gene encoding zinc finger protein GLIS2 isoform X1 — MHSLDEPLDLKLSITKLRAAREKRERTLSVVRHRALHRELGLVDDSPTPGSPGSPPSGFLLNPKFPEKVEGRFSAAPLVDLSLSPPSGLDSPNGSSSLSPERQGNGDLPAVPAAPDFQPLRYLDGVPSSFQFFLPLGSGGALHLPASSFLTAPKDKCLSPELPLPKQLVCRWAKCNQLFELLQDLVDHVNDYHVKPEKDAGYCCHWEGCARHGRGFNASRYKMLIHIRTHTNEKPHRCPTCSKSFSRLENLKIHNRSHTGEKPYVCPYEGCNKRYSNSSDRFKHTRTHYVDKPYYCKMPGCHKRYTDPSSLRKHIKAHGHFVSPEQQELLQLRPPPKPPLPTPDGSPYVSGAQIIIPNPAALFGGPSLPGLPLPLAPGPLDLSALACGNGGGGGGPGGMGPGLPGPVLPLNLAKNPLLPSPFGAGGLGLPVVSLLAGSAGGKAEGEKGRGAVPARSLGMEGRKTPLERTESSRSRPSPDGLPLLPGTVLDLSTGVNSAASSPEALAPGWVVIPPGSVLLKPAVVN; from the exons ATGCACTCCTTGGACGAGCCGCTCGACCTGAAGTTGAGCATCACCAAGCTCCGGGCGGCGAGAGAAAAGCGGGAGAGGACGCTGAGTGTGGTCCGGCACCGAGCTCTGCACAGGGAGCTCGGCTTGGTGGATGACAGCCCCACCCCGGGCTCTCCAGGCTCCCCGCCCTCAG gcttcctgctgaacccCAAGTTCCCCGAGAAGGTAGAGGGACGCTTTTCGGCGGCCCCTCTGGTGGACCTCAGCTTGTCACCGCCGTCCGGGCTGGACTCTCCCAATGGCAGCAGCTCGCTGTCCCCTGAGCGCCAGGGCAACGGGGACCTGCCTGCAGTGCCCGCTGCCCCG gactTCCAGCCACTGCGTTATCTGGATGGCGTCCCCAGTTCCTTCCAGTTCTTCCTGCCTCTGGGCTCCGGGGGGGCCCTGcacctgcctgcttcctccttccttacCGCCCCCAAGGACAAGTGCCTCTCACCAGAGCTCCCCCTGCCCAAACAGCTGGTGTGTCGCTGGGCCAAG TGTAACCAGCTCTTCGAGCTCCTCCAAGACCTAGTGGATCACGTCAACGACTACCACGTCAAGCCCGAGAAGGACGCGGGGTACTGCTGCCACTGGGAGGGCTGTGCCCGCCACGGCCGAGGCTTCAACGCCAG CAGGTACAAGATGCTCATCCACATCCGCACACACACCAACGAGAAGCCGCACCGCTGCCCGACCTGCAGCAAGAGCTTCTCCCGCCTGGAGAATCTGAAGATCCACAACCGCTCGCACACAG gTGAGAAGCCCTATGTGTGCCCCTACGAGGGCTGCAACAAGCGCTACTCCAACTCCAGCGACCGCTTCAAGCACACGCGCACCCACTACGTGGACAAGCCCTACTACTGCAAGATGCCCGGCTGCCACAAGCGCTACACGGACCCCAGCTCGCTGCGCAAGCACATCAAGGCCCACGGCCACTTCGTGTCTCCCGAGCAGCAAGAGCTCCTGCAACTGCGCCCGCCCCCCAAACCGCCACTGCCCACCCCCGACGGCAGCCCCTACGTCAGCGGAGCCCAGATCATCATCCCCAACCCTGCTGCCCTCTTCGGAGGCCCCAGCCTGCccggcctgcccctgcccctggcccccgGCCCCCTTGACCTCAGTGCCCTAGCCTGTGGCAAtggcgggggcggtggggggccgGGCGGCATGGGCCCTGGGCTGCCGGGCCCTGTCTTGCCCCTCAATCTGGCTAAGAACCCGCTGCTGCCCTCCCCCTTTGGGGCTGGTGGACTGGGCCTGCCTGTGGTCTCCCTCCTCGCTGGCTCCGCTGGCGGCAAGGCCGAGGGGGAGAAGGGGCGTGGGGCAGTGCCAGCCAGGTCTCTGGGCATGGAGGGCCGCAAGACGCCCCTGGAGAGGACTGAGAGCAGCCGCTCCCGCCCAAGCCCTGACGGACTCCCCCTGCTGCCAGGCACCGTGCTGGACCTGTCCACAGGCGTCAACTCGGCAGCCAGCAGCCCGGAGGCACTCGCCCCTGGTTGGGTGGTCATTCCACCGGGCTCTGTGCTGCTCAAGCCAGCCGTGGTGAACTGA
- the LOC123933622 gene encoding translation initiation factor IF-2-like: MAAPERRGRADKQHAALLRPEYPTDQGGVPRPPGASLASSPSPGGLRGSRVLSRPHGATPRGFLPRRRGRSGSRLRAPAVGGRRGSERGRGRGGRGPGREAHGARAPLARPPGARPLRHICSSGREGGRGGRAVRGCLREGGRREEGGGGRRAGQASEEGEEEGRGGRPCSLLPPPLVPSRPPSQQTPLAAAAPGPGRQLPGGACASGGGGGREPALGRGRGGSEGGGAAKRGYREGGGAGPRLSGARPPRPHPRFQERAGSAGRAEAPAPDSGRRKPGFEAGIRPSLQVPGWSPPEELGRGPAGSSPGFRSAPGLVPGAGTTCVPSLSSAGVLGLSRTLRSRRGAQG, encoded by the exons ATGGCAGCTCCggaaaggagggggagg GCGGACAAGCAGCATGCTGCCCTGCTGCGGCCTGAGTACCCGACAGACCAGGGCGGTGTGCCAAGGCCTCCAGGTGCCAGCCTggcttccagcccctctcccGGGGGCCTGCGGGGAAGCAGGGTGCTG TCCCGTCCCCACGGCGCGACGCCCCGGGGCTTCCTACCTCGGCGGCGGGGGCGGTCGGGCTCCCGGCTGCGGGCTCCTGCGGtcggggggcggcgggggagcgagcgggggaggggccggggcgggcgggggccggggcgcGAGGCTCACGGGGCGCGGGCTCCCCTGGCACGGCCGCCCGGCGCCCGGCCGCTCCGCCACATCTGCAGCTCCGGCAGGGAAGGTGGCCGCGGCGGCCGGGCTGTGCGGGGATGtcttagagagggagggaggagggaggagggaggcggcGGGAGGAGGGCCGGGCAAGCCtcggaggagggggaggaggaggggcgcggggggcggccttgctccctcctccctcccccgctGGTTCCCTCGCGCCCGCCCTCCCAGCAAACCCCTCTCGCCGCGGCGGCCCCAGGCCCGGGGCGCCAGCTGCCAGGCGGGGCGTGCGCgtcggggggagggggcggccggGAGCCGGCGTtgggccgggggaggggagggagcgaAGGCGGCGGAGCCGCGAAGAGAGGGTaccgggagggagggggcgccGGGCCGCGGCTGAGCGGCGCGCGTCCACCTCGGCCCCATCCTCGG TTCCAGGAACGCGCGGGCAGCGCCGGGCGGGCAGAGGCCCCGGCTCCGGATTCGGGGAGGCGCAAGCCAGGGTTCGAGGCCGGGATCAGACCCTCCCTCCAGGTCCCGGGTTGGTCCCCGCCCGAGGAATTAGGACGAGGTCCGGCCGGGAGCAGTCCGGGCTTCCGCTCGGCtccaggcttggtcccaggaGCTGGGACAACCTGCGTCCCTAGCCTGAGCTCCGCCGGGGTCCTTGGTCTCTCCCGGACCCTCCGCTCCCGGCGCGGCGCCCAAGGTTAG